Genomic DNA from Niabella ginsenosidivorans:
AGGAGTATCAGCGGCCCGGTTCCTGATGAACTATATGAAACGGCCATCGGGGAAGCAAGGATCGTTTCCACGGGAAATGATCTTTCCGTGGTCACATACGGTATGGGAGTGATCTGGGCTGAGGAGTACGCTGCGGCACATCCTGAAATTGCTTTTGATATACTGGACCTGCGCACACTGTTGCCATTGGATTACGAGGCCATAAAGGCCTCTGTAAAAAGAACAGGAAAAGTGCTGGTCCTGCATGAAGACACATTAACCGGTGGTATGGGTGCAGAAATCAGCGCCTGGATCGGTGAGCACTGCTTTCAGTACCTGGACGCGCCGGTATTGCGCTGTGCTTCACTGGATACTCCCGTGCCTTTTAATAAGGAGCTGGAGCAGAACTTCCTTGCAGAAAAAAGACTGGATGACTGTGTAAAGGAGCTGATGGACTACTGATAACCTGTTTGCTCAGTGCATTTATAATTCCTGACAGCTACGGTGCCCTTATTGGCCGCCGTTGTTCCCGCTTTGGAATACACCCCTTGTTTTCAGGCATTTACCTAACTTTGGAAGAATCTTACAATCAGCAAAAATGAACGAACCCCAACTCCTCAATCATATCGAACAATATGTTCAGCAGTTTATGGATGAGCATTACAGGCCGGAGCTCCTGTATCATAATAAAGAGCATACCATCCGCGTGGTGCGCGCCGCTAAACAGATTGGTGAGCATTACCGGTTAAATGAACAGGATTTTCTGATCGTGGTTGCCGCGGCCTGGTTTCATGACCTGGGGTACTATACTGCCGGCCGTACAGATCATGAAAAGGAGGGCGCCCGGCTGGCGGCAGATTACCTGCAACGGCAACATGTAGACACAGATACAATTACCAAAATACAGCATTGTATACTGGCAACAAAAATGCCCCAGAATGCCCGGACGCTTCTAGAGCAGATCGTTTGTGATTCGGATCTGTTCCACCTGGGAACTACTGATTTTGCCGACTGCAATAAACTGATGCGTAAGGAGGCTGAAGCAGTAAAAGGATCGGAAATTTCAAAAGCTGATTGGAGAAGCAAAACCATTCAGCTGTTGCAGGGGCATCAGTATTATACGGATTATTGCCGGATACTGCTGAATGACCAGCAACAGCAGAACCTGGATAAACTGCTGCAAAAGGAGGAAAGAAAGAAAGAAGAACTGCCGGAAACAAAGCAGCCTGAACAGGTCATTGAAGATAAAAAAAACAGGAACAAGGAAACCAGCAGGGGTGTTGAAACCCTGTTCAGGACCACCTCTGCCAACAACCAGCGGTTAAGTGATATGGCAGATAATAAAGCCCATATCCTGATTACCGTAAACTCCATTATTCTTTCGGTGATCCTGAGTGTGCTGATCCGGAAGCTGGACAATAATACCCATCTTATTTACCCTACGATCCTGATCCTTGCTACATCAGTATCTACAATGGTCATCAGCATCCTGGCAACACGGCCTTCTATTCCTGCCGGTATTTTTACACAAAGTGATGTGGATACCCAAAAGGTGAACCTGTTATTCTTTGGCAATTTTTACAAAATGCATCTGGAAGACTATGCCAGGGGCATGTGGAAGGTAATGGGCGACCGGGATTTTTTATACGGAACCCTTATAAAAGATGTTTATTCACAGGGAGTGGTATTGGGCCGGAAATATAAGCTGCTCCGGCTGGCATACAATATTTTTATGTTCGGGATTGTGGTGTCTGTACTGGCATTTATTATAGCGATCTATACTGTGCAATAATTGTGTGATTCATGAGCGAAGCTCCGAAATTTTTTTCCCGCGATCTCAGCTGGTTAAGTTTTAACGGAACGGTGCTGGCCGAAGCGGCTAAACCGGAAGTGCCATTGCTGGAACGGATTCTTTTTCTGGCTATTTTTTCATCCAACCTGGATGAGTTTTACCGGGTGCGTGTTCCGGTAGCCATTGCGCTGAGCACCATCAAAGAAGACCTTTCAACAGATGAAACACTGGTAAAGGAGATACAGCAAACGGTGAACCGGCAGCAGGAATTTTTTGGTAAGGTGCTGGTCAGTGAAATTATTCCGGCCCTTAAAGAGCAGCATATCTGCCTGGTATATAATGAACCGTTGCCGGAGGCATTATACAGGCAAACAACAGCTTATTTTTACAGCACGCTTGCTGCTTATTTGCAGGTAACCTACCTGGGCACAGAAGCATTGTTTCTTGAGAACAACCACCTGTATTTTGCTGTGACCCTGCAAGAAGGAACCGCAGCAAAGCTGGCTATTGTAGCCATACCTTCGCACCTGGTGCCCCGTTTTTTCACAGCTGCGGCTAACAACCGGCAGTATGTTGTTTTTATTGATGATATCATCCGGAAGCACCTTCCGGTAATTTTCAAAGGATACCAGGTACAGGGCGCATACAGCATAAAAGTAACACGGGATGCGGACCTGAACCTGCAGGATGAGTATGTGGAGGATCTTGCCGGGAAAATTGAAACACAGATATCCAAAAGAGATGCCGGCCTGGCCACACGCCTGCTTTATGCACCGGATCTGCCGGCGGATGCATTGCGCAGGCTGATCATTGCCTGCAGGATGGAAGGGTCCGTAATTACGGCAGGCGGGCGCTATCATAATTTAAAAGACTTTTTTTCTTTTCCGGTAAACCGGCCTGATTTAAAGTATTTGCCGCAGTTGCCCGTTAACCTGTATATGGGCGCAGAAGGAATTTTTGAATTTATGGAGCAGCAGGACAGGCTGGTGCATACGCCCTATATGTCCTATGACGCTGTATTGCGCTTTTTTAATGAAGCTGCGATAGACCAGGATACGGAAGAGATCTATACCACCCTGTACCGGGTAGCCAGCGACTCAAAGATCGCGCATGCGCTCATGACCGCGGCAAAGAACGGTAAAAAGGTAACCGCTTTTATTGAGCTGAAAGCCCGGTTTGACGAGGCCAACAATATCAAATGGGCCAAAGTGATGAAAGGCGCCGGGGTAAACATTATTTACAGCATTCCGGGGTTAAAAGTGCATGCCAAAGTAACCCTGGTAAAAAGAAGGCAGAACGGACGTTTGCGGTATTATGGGTTGTTGGCTACGGGTAATTTTAATGAAAATACCGCCAGAGTATATGCAGATCATATCTTACTGACCACCAGCCACTCCTTATTAAGAGAATTAGAGCTCCTGTTCATTTTTCTGGCAAAACGGAGAAAACCCCGTGTGGAGGAAACGGGGCTGTTCCAACAGCTTCTGGTAGCACAATTTAATCTGCTTGACCGTTTTATGCAGATGATTGAGAACGAAATTGCCAATAAAAGAAAAGGATTACCAGCAGGCATCCGCATAAAATTGAACAACATTCAAGAGGAAACGTTAATCAATAAACTGTATGATGCAAGCAATGCCGGTGTTCCCGTGGAGCTGATCGTCAGGAGTATTTGCCGGGTGGTACCGGGCGTAAAGGGCATGAGCGAAAATATCACTGTAAAACGGATCGTTGACCGTTATCTGGAGCATGGCCGCGTTTTTATTTTTCATAATAATGGAGATCCGTTGGTATTTATGGGCTCCGCTGACTGGATGAACCGGAACATTTACAGCCGGATTGAGGTATGTTTACCGATAAATGATGCGCAATTGAAAAGTGAGCTTATCTCAATAGTAAATTTGCAGTGGGAAGATAATGCGGCTGCGGTTGAGATCAATAGCCGGCTGGAGACTATTGCTCCTTCTGTTCAAAAGCCCGTTATCCGCTCACAACAGGAAATTTATTCATATATAAAATGTGTGCTGAATGATGGTGGTTAGATACTTGCTGATATTCGTAATCCTTTTTGTTCAGGTGTCCTGTTTGAATAGTCAGCAAAAGCACTATACAAGCCCCGATGGTTATGACCTGCAGCATCCGCAGGTTTTTCAGATGCCAAAAGAGCTGGAGGAAATTTCCGGTAATGCCTTTTATGCAGGTAATAAGGATATGCTGTATGCCATACAGGATGAGGACGGGTATATCTATTCTTTTCAATTAGGCAGTGATAAGGTACAGGCTACCAGGTTTGGGAAGAAAGGGGATTATGAAGACGTTACCATCTATAAGGGCACAGCCATTGTTTTAAAAAGCAATGGAACATTGTTCAGTGTTCCTGTGAGCGAAATAGGAAAACCAAAGGCTGAAGGCGTGCAGGAATGGAAAGGTCTTTTGCCGGATGGCGAATATGAATCCCTGTTTGCAGATGAAAAAAATAAGGAGCTGTATGTAATGTGCAAATCCTGTCATGCCGATCGTAAAAATTCGGTGGTTACAGTGTATGTTTTTGATCTTTCGGCCGATTCTGTACAACCCAAAAATAATTTTACATTTGATGCTGCACAATTAGGAAATTATATCCCCTCAAAAAAGTATATCCTGTTTAAGCCCAGCGCCATTGCGCTAAACCCTCTTACGGATGAGTGGTATCTTCTTTCTTCGGTCAACAAGCTGCTGGTAGTTACAGACAGGAGCTGGAAGGTAAAGCAGGTACATGAATTAAAGAATGCTGTTTTTGAGCAACCGGAAGGAATCTCCTTTGATGCAAATGGTAACCTGTACATCAGCTCCGAGGCAGGAGAGAATGAGCAAGGTGTGGTTATGAAATTTGCCTATAAACCAACAAAATAGAATGTTCAAAAATATTGGGATATTACTGAGTGCATTGCTGCTGGCTGTTGCGTTGCAGGCACAGGACTCTGTTTTGCAAAGGATCCTGCTGATCGGTGACGCCGGTGCAATCAATGAGCACCAGAAAGAGGTATTAACGGCCGCAGCCGGTAATATTCTTCCCTCGAAGACCCGTGTACTTTTTCTGGGTGATAATATATACCCGAGAGGAATGGGGCTTCCCGGTGCCCCTGACCGTGTTGCAACAGAAAAGATCATAGCGGCTCAGTATGCGCCAATGATTGCAAAAGGAGCAACCGTTTATTTTATACCTGGTAATCATGACTGGGACCGGATGGGAAAGAACGGTCTTGCAA
This window encodes:
- a CDS encoding SdiA-regulated domain-containing protein codes for the protein MMVVRYLLIFVILFVQVSCLNSQQKHYTSPDGYDLQHPQVFQMPKELEEISGNAFYAGNKDMLYAIQDEDGYIYSFQLGSDKVQATRFGKKGDYEDVTIYKGTAIVLKSNGTLFSVPVSEIGKPKAEGVQEWKGLLPDGEYESLFADEKNKELYVMCKSCHADRKNSVVTVYVFDLSADSVQPKNNFTFDAAQLGNYIPSKKYILFKPSAIALNPLTDEWYLLSSVNKLLVVTDRSWKVKQVHELKNAVFEQPEGISFDANGNLYISSEAGENEQGVVMKFAYKPTK
- a CDS encoding Pycsar system effector family protein, whose protein sequence is MNEPQLLNHIEQYVQQFMDEHYRPELLYHNKEHTIRVVRAAKQIGEHYRLNEQDFLIVVAAAWFHDLGYYTAGRTDHEKEGARLAADYLQRQHVDTDTITKIQHCILATKMPQNARTLLEQIVCDSDLFHLGTTDFADCNKLMRKEAEAVKGSEISKADWRSKTIQLLQGHQYYTDYCRILLNDQQQQNLDKLLQKEERKKEELPETKQPEQVIEDKKNRNKETSRGVETLFRTTSANNQRLSDMADNKAHILITVNSIILSVILSVLIRKLDNNTHLIYPTILILATSVSTMVISILATRPSIPAGIFTQSDVDTQKVNLLFFGNFYKMHLEDYARGMWKVMGDRDFLYGTLIKDVYSQGVVLGRKYKLLRLAYNIFMFGIVVSVLAFIIAIYTVQ
- the ppk1 gene encoding polyphosphate kinase 1, whose product is MSEAPKFFSRDLSWLSFNGTVLAEAAKPEVPLLERILFLAIFSSNLDEFYRVRVPVAIALSTIKEDLSTDETLVKEIQQTVNRQQEFFGKVLVSEIIPALKEQHICLVYNEPLPEALYRQTTAYFYSTLAAYLQVTYLGTEALFLENNHLYFAVTLQEGTAAKLAIVAIPSHLVPRFFTAAANNRQYVVFIDDIIRKHLPVIFKGYQVQGAYSIKVTRDADLNLQDEYVEDLAGKIETQISKRDAGLATRLLYAPDLPADALRRLIIACRMEGSVITAGGRYHNLKDFFSFPVNRPDLKYLPQLPVNLYMGAEGIFEFMEQQDRLVHTPYMSYDAVLRFFNEAAIDQDTEEIYTTLYRVASDSKIAHALMTAAKNGKKVTAFIELKARFDEANNIKWAKVMKGAGVNIIYSIPGLKVHAKVTLVKRRQNGRLRYYGLLATGNFNENTARVYADHILLTTSHSLLRELELLFIFLAKRRKPRVEETGLFQQLLVAQFNLLDRFMQMIENEIANKRKGLPAGIRIKLNNIQEETLINKLYDASNAGVPVELIVRSICRVVPGVKGMSENITVKRIVDRYLEHGRVFIFHNNGDPLVFMGSADWMNRNIYSRIEVCLPINDAQLKSELISIVNLQWEDNAAAVEINSRLETIAPSVQKPVIRSQQEIYSYIKCVLNDGG